The following are encoded together in the Pseudidiomarina andamanensis genome:
- a CDS encoding DUF2061 domain-containing protein — protein MAKTVSFGVMHVSVAFTLVWLMTGDIVLGGAVALIEPVVNTVAYYFHEKYWAARQKRRQSRQIDTVHVA, from the coding sequence ATGGCGAAAACAGTTTCTTTTGGCGTGATGCACGTGAGCGTGGCATTCACCCTCGTCTGGCTAATGACCGGTGATATTGTGCTTGGTGGCGCAGTGGCACTGATCGAGCCGGTGGTGAATACGGTAGCCTATTATTTTCATGAGAAATACTGGGCGGCACGACAAAAACGTCGGCAGAGTCGACAAATTGATACGGTGCACGTAGCATAG